A stretch of Catenulispora sp. MAP5-51 DNA encodes these proteins:
- a CDS encoding DUF2550 domain-containing protein, whose translation MLSAVEVLAVCFVVLCLSVAFIPMRRHLIRRGGGAFDCAVRFGPLPTPGDASGWSFAVGRYGDQTVDLYRVFSYSPRPRTSLARRGFDVVARRDAAGEETRTLLPGWAVLECSAAGRVVELAMSTESMMAFLTWVEAAPPGWDISRVS comes from the coding sequence ATGCTCAGCGCTGTCGAGGTCCTGGCCGTCTGCTTTGTGGTGCTCTGTCTGTCGGTGGCATTCATCCCGATGCGCCGCCACCTGATCCGCCGCGGCGGCGGAGCCTTCGACTGCGCAGTCCGCTTCGGCCCCCTCCCCACCCCCGGCGACGCCTCCGGCTGGTCCTTCGCCGTCGGCCGCTACGGCGACCAGACGGTGGACCTCTACCGCGTCTTCAGCTACTCCCCGCGCCCCCGCACGAGCCTGGCTCGCCGGGGGTTCGACGTCGTGGCCCGCCGCGACGCCGCCGGCGAGGAAACCCGCACCCTGCTCCCCGGCTGGGCAGTCCTGGAGTGCTCAGCCGCCGGCCGCGTAGTGGAGCTGGCGATGTCGACGGAGTCGATGATGGCCTTCCTGACCTGGGTGGAGGCGGCACCCCCCGGCTGGGACATCTCGCGGGTGAGCTGA
- a CDS encoding F0F1 ATP synthase subunit epsilon — MSESHAGARRLNVSLVAADRKVWQGTAEMVIARTTEGDTGVLPGHQPILSILAPSVVTVRGTDEGTMEAVVSGGFLSVARDDVSILAESVLLPSEIDLAAAKDLAASARAAEDAAGEDTAARDQAQADLRFAEAQLRVSGDASVGAGH; from the coding sequence ATGAGCGAGTCGCACGCCGGCGCCCGCCGGTTGAACGTCTCCCTGGTGGCGGCCGACCGCAAGGTGTGGCAGGGGACGGCCGAGATGGTCATCGCCCGCACCACCGAGGGCGACACCGGCGTGCTGCCGGGCCACCAGCCCATCCTGTCCATCCTCGCGCCCTCGGTGGTGACCGTCCGCGGCACCGACGAGGGCACCATGGAGGCCGTCGTCTCCGGCGGCTTCCTGTCGGTCGCCCGCGACGACGTGTCGATCCTGGCCGAGAGCGTCCTGCTCCCGTCCGAGATCGACCTGGCGGCGGCCAAGGACCTGGCAGCCTCGGCCCGCGCGGCCGAGGACGCAGCCGGCGAGGACACCGCAGCCCGCGACCAGGCCCAAGCGGACCTCCGCTTCGCCGAGGCGCAGCTGCGCGTATCCGGCGACGCCTCCGTGGGCGCAGGACACTGA
- a CDS encoding GNAT family N-acetyltransferase, protein MTLPFAEKPILPGDLVTLRPVSVEDAPGLLELLADPESSRLTATRAEPDPEVARRWYATRGEHDDRLDLAIVENATGTYVGEVVLNDLNVDNRSCGFRISLVGPRAFGRGYGTEATRLVLRHAFETVGIHRVELDVYPFNPRARHVYEKAGFVLEGTRREALFWDGEWFDAYVMAMLETDWRAAG, encoded by the coding sequence ATGACTCTTCCGTTCGCTGAGAAGCCGATCCTGCCCGGCGACCTGGTCACTCTGCGCCCGGTGAGCGTCGAGGACGCCCCGGGTCTGCTGGAACTGCTGGCCGATCCGGAGAGCTCCCGGCTGACCGCCACCCGCGCCGAACCCGACCCCGAGGTGGCGCGGCGGTGGTACGCCACCCGCGGCGAGCACGACGACCGCCTGGACCTGGCCATCGTCGAGAACGCCACCGGGACCTACGTCGGCGAGGTGGTGCTGAACGACCTGAACGTCGACAACCGCTCCTGCGGTTTCCGGATCTCGCTGGTCGGCCCGCGCGCCTTCGGGCGCGGCTACGGCACCGAGGCCACGCGCCTGGTGCTGCGGCACGCGTTCGAGACGGTCGGGATCCACCGCGTCGAGCTTGACGTGTACCCGTTCAACCCGCGCGCCCGGCATGTGTACGAGAAGGCCGGCTTCGTGCTCGAAGGAACCAGGCGCGAGGCGCTGTTCTGGGACGGCGAGTGGTTCGACGCCTACGTGATGGCCATGCTGGAGACCGACTGGAGGGCCGCGGGCTGA
- the murA gene encoding UDP-N-acetylglucosamine 1-carboxyvinyltransferase: MERFKVAGGARLAGEIAVCGAKNSALKLMAVALLAEGRTELRGVPRILDVELMAELLRRLGCDVRLDWEPGPEREDGPQKGSAIVIDVPADPGTEADYDLVRRLRASICVLGPLLARQGEAKVSYPGGDAIGSRGLDMHIDGLERLGADISQEHGFLVASAPGGLTGSSILLDFPSVGATENILMAAVLAKGTTVIDNAAREPEIVDICALLASMGAKIDGAGSSTLVIEGVDTLSPAPSPHQVVADRIVAGMFAVAATMTRGDVRIDGGNAAHLEIALDKLTLAGATVLPDETGFRVSMDRRPKAVDIITLPYPGFATDLQPLFAAMNSIAEGTSMVTENLFDARFVFLQELARLGASVRTEGHHAIVRGVERLSGAPVRATDIRAGAGLVLAGLVADGHTTVSDVRHIDRGYQGLVTQLRSLGAQIEREPDPDPYP, translated from the coding sequence GTGGAGCGTTTCAAAGTTGCCGGAGGGGCCCGCCTGGCGGGCGAGATCGCCGTGTGCGGCGCCAAGAACAGCGCGCTGAAGCTGATGGCGGTCGCGCTGCTGGCCGAGGGCCGGACCGAGCTGCGGGGCGTCCCGCGCATCCTGGACGTCGAGCTGATGGCCGAGCTGCTGCGCCGGCTGGGCTGTGATGTCCGCCTGGACTGGGAGCCCGGGCCGGAGCGGGAGGACGGGCCGCAGAAGGGGTCGGCCATCGTCATCGACGTGCCGGCCGATCCGGGTACCGAGGCCGACTACGACCTGGTGCGCCGGCTGCGCGCGTCGATCTGCGTGCTGGGGCCGCTGCTGGCGCGGCAGGGCGAGGCCAAGGTGTCCTACCCCGGCGGTGACGCCATCGGCTCGCGCGGTCTGGACATGCACATCGACGGCCTGGAGCGGCTCGGCGCGGACATCTCCCAGGAGCACGGCTTCCTGGTCGCCTCGGCGCCCGGGGGCCTGACCGGGTCCAGCATCCTGCTGGACTTCCCGAGCGTGGGGGCCACCGAGAACATCCTGATGGCCGCGGTGCTGGCCAAGGGGACCACGGTCATCGACAACGCCGCGCGCGAGCCGGAGATCGTCGACATCTGCGCGCTGCTGGCCTCGATGGGTGCCAAGATCGACGGGGCGGGCAGCTCCACGCTGGTCATCGAGGGTGTGGACACCCTGAGTCCGGCGCCCTCGCCGCACCAGGTGGTCGCCGACCGGATCGTGGCCGGCATGTTCGCGGTCGCGGCCACCATGACCCGCGGCGACGTGCGGATCGACGGCGGCAACGCCGCGCACCTGGAGATCGCGCTGGACAAGCTGACTTTGGCCGGCGCGACGGTGCTGCCGGACGAGACCGGCTTCCGGGTGAGCATGGACCGGCGCCCCAAGGCCGTGGACATCATCACGCTGCCCTACCCGGGCTTCGCCACCGACCTGCAGCCGCTGTTCGCCGCGATGAACTCGATCGCCGAGGGCACCTCGATGGTCACCGAGAACCTGTTCGACGCGCGCTTCGTGTTCCTGCAGGAGCTGGCGCGCCTGGGCGCCTCGGTGCGCACCGAGGGCCACCACGCGATCGTGCGCGGCGTCGAGCGGCTGTCCGGGGCCCCGGTGCGGGCCACCGACATCCGGGCCGGGGCCGGGCTGGTGCTGGCCGGGCTGGTCGCCGACGGCCACACCACGGTGTCCGACGTCCGGCACATCGACCGCGGGTATCAAGGCCTGGTGACGCAGCTGCGCTCGCTGGGCGCGCAGATCGAGCGGGAGCCGGACCCCGACCCCTACCCGTGA
- a CDS encoding 3-hydroxyacyl-CoA dehydrogenase family protein: MSKKLAVIGAGLMGSGIAQVAAAAGYEVAIRDVTDAALKRGVDGIRASLEKFASKGRYTAEEVEAAMGRITATTELAEAVADADVIVEAVFENVEVKQEIFRELDKLAKPGAVLATNTSAIPITQIAAVTSRPQDVVGTHFFSPVPMMQLCELVRGYKTSDETLAKARAFAEEVGKTCIVVNRDVAGFVTTRLIAALVVEAVKLYESGVATAEDIDLACKLGFGHAMGPLATTDLTGVDILRNATRNIYTETQDEKFSPPELLNRMVTAGDLGRKSGKGFYSY, translated from the coding sequence GTGTCGAAGAAGCTGGCCGTCATCGGCGCCGGTCTGATGGGTTCGGGGATCGCGCAGGTGGCCGCGGCCGCCGGGTACGAGGTGGCGATCCGCGACGTGACCGACGCGGCCCTCAAGCGCGGCGTCGACGGCATCCGCGCCTCGCTGGAGAAGTTCGCTTCCAAGGGCCGCTACACCGCCGAGGAGGTCGAGGCCGCGATGGGCCGCATCACCGCGACCACCGAGCTGGCCGAGGCGGTCGCCGACGCGGACGTGATCGTCGAGGCGGTGTTCGAGAACGTCGAGGTCAAGCAGGAGATCTTCCGCGAGCTGGACAAGCTGGCCAAGCCCGGCGCGGTCCTGGCCACCAACACCTCGGCGATCCCGATCACCCAGATCGCGGCGGTCACCTCCCGTCCGCAGGACGTGGTCGGCACCCACTTCTTCTCCCCGGTCCCGATGATGCAGCTGTGCGAGCTGGTCCGCGGCTACAAGACCTCCGACGAGACGCTGGCCAAGGCCCGCGCCTTCGCCGAGGAGGTCGGCAAGACCTGCATCGTGGTGAACCGCGACGTCGCCGGCTTCGTCACCACCCGCCTGATCGCCGCGCTGGTGGTCGAGGCGGTCAAGCTCTACGAGTCGGGCGTGGCCACCGCCGAGGACATCGACCTGGCCTGCAAGCTGGGCTTCGGCCACGCCATGGGCCCGCTGGCGACCACCGACCTGACCGGCGTGGACATCCTGCGCAACGCGACGCGGAACATCTACACCGAGACCCAGGACGAGAAGTTCAGCCCGCCGGAGCTGCTGAACCGCATGGTCACGGCCGGTGACCTCGGTCGCAAGTCGGGCAAGGGCTTCTACAGCTACTGA
- a CDS encoding cob(I)yrinic acid a,c-diamide adenosyltransferase, with protein MVNLTRIYTRTGDDGTTALGDLSRVRKTDARLAAYADVDEANAAIGLAVAFAKNDLGMMHDGIRTLLLRVQNELFDLGADLSTPPAENPEYPPLRIEPEYVERLEAACDEWNETLTKLRSFILNGGTVVAAQLHVARTVVRRAERSAWAAVEEYGDAVNPLAVKYLNRLSDLLFILARVANTDSHGGDGDVLWVPGGER; from the coding sequence ATGGTGAACCTGACCCGTATCTACACCCGCACCGGCGACGACGGCACGACCGCCCTCGGCGACCTGAGCCGGGTGCGCAAGACCGACGCGCGGCTGGCCGCGTATGCCGATGTCGACGAGGCCAACGCGGCGATCGGCCTGGCTGTGGCTTTTGCGAAGAACGACCTCGGCATGATGCACGACGGGATCAGGACCCTGCTGCTGCGTGTCCAGAACGAGCTCTTCGACCTCGGCGCCGACCTGAGCACGCCGCCGGCCGAGAACCCGGAGTACCCGCCGCTGCGCATCGAGCCGGAGTACGTCGAGCGCCTCGAGGCGGCCTGCGACGAGTGGAACGAGACGCTCACCAAGCTGCGCTCCTTCATCCTCAACGGCGGCACTGTGGTCGCCGCGCAGCTGCACGTCGCGCGCACCGTGGTGCGGCGTGCCGAGCGCAGTGCCTGGGCCGCGGTCGAGGAGTACGGCGACGCGGTGAACCCGCTGGCGGTCAAGTATCTGAACCGGCTGTCGGACCTGCTCTTCATCCTGGCTCGGGTGGCGAACACCGACTCGCACGGCGGCGACGGCGACGTGCTGTGGGTGCCGGGGGGCGAGCGCTAG